One segment of Porticoccus hydrocarbonoclasticus MCTG13d DNA contains the following:
- a CDS encoding helix-turn-helix domain-containing protein, giving the protein MANYNPNLAKIHRNYTVEEVASLFGIHKNTVRGWIKTGMPVCDDRRPTLILGYEIRRYLQRTRTAGKQRCKPFELYCMRCRSPRKPAENMVDFTPINETTGRLVGICPDCETLMNRYANKSSLAQIRQHLEVCFPIGQKHISKTS; this is encoded by the coding sequence ATGGCCAACTACAACCCCAATCTGGCAAAAATTCATCGCAATTACACGGTGGAAGAAGTGGCTTCTCTGTTTGGTATCCACAAAAACACGGTGCGGGGGTGGATCAAGACGGGGATGCCTGTTTGTGATGACAGGCGGCCAACGCTGATTCTTGGGTATGAAATACGTCGTTACCTGCAGCGTACACGTACAGCAGGAAAACAACGTTGCAAACCCTTTGAACTCTATTGCATGCGGTGCCGATCACCCAGGAAGCCTGCTGAGAATATGGTTGATTTCACCCCTATAAATGAGACTACAGGTCGGTTAGTGGGGATTTGTCCCGACTGTGAAACGCTGATGAACCGCTACGCGAACAAGTCCAGTTTGGCCCAGATTCGGCAGCATCTGGAGGTGTGCTTCCCGATAGGTCAAAAACACATAAGCAAGACCAGTTAG
- a CDS encoding sensor histidine kinase: protein MFIVEVFVNDVENTILDLELKADAEYFKKQIQEGSFQPIKTAQLEAIYLPKGETELILPEYFQSRLLPFSEEIEIDQTTLLIHGEQLEATNGKLFLAQDITIMENREALVQLMLVGAAGLMILIGFFVAHTGARYLVRPFKKLTHEVFNTAPGSTIPKIDTDYRDQEFCDIAEAFNRFLFALENHIEREKSFVKLASHELRTPLAVMSGALNVLEQRQSLSPADQKTIGRIRRAMQTMRDDTEVLLELARSEVSEGDARTIVLQDVILNTIDDLEHGLPEHAGRITVSNNSPELRVTTHPALVRMLLRNLLQNALRHTHAEVEVRLIENKISVRDFGPGLPDKITKDLNVIGMPSSEKSTAGEFSNTTFGLLIVRLVCERLGWNLEIAQSSNEGTEFLIHVNVA, encoded by the coding sequence ATGTTCATTGTTGAGGTATTTGTTAATGACGTTGAAAACACCATTCTTGACCTTGAACTGAAAGCAGACGCAGAGTATTTCAAGAAGCAAATTCAGGAAGGGAGTTTTCAACCAATAAAAACGGCGCAACTGGAAGCCATTTACCTACCAAAAGGTGAAACGGAGCTTATACTTCCGGAATATTTTCAGAGTCGTTTGTTGCCGTTTTCAGAGGAAATCGAGATAGATCAAACAACGTTGCTAATCCATGGCGAGCAACTGGAAGCAACCAATGGCAAGCTCTTTTTGGCCCAAGATATTACCATCATGGAAAATCGTGAGGCCTTGGTTCAGCTTATGCTGGTTGGAGCGGCTGGCCTGATGATTCTGATCGGCTTTTTTGTTGCCCACACAGGAGCCCGATACTTGGTACGTCCTTTCAAAAAGCTCACTCATGAAGTCTTTAACACAGCACCTGGATCTACAATACCAAAAATCGACACAGACTATCGTGATCAGGAGTTTTGCGATATTGCCGAGGCATTTAACCGATTTCTTTTCGCGCTGGAAAACCATATCGAACGCGAAAAATCCTTTGTGAAACTAGCCAGCCATGAACTACGCACGCCTTTGGCCGTAATGAGTGGTGCCTTGAACGTATTAGAACAACGTCAAAGCCTGTCTCCAGCGGATCAAAAAACCATTGGCCGCATCCGCCGGGCCATGCAAACCATGCGCGACGATACGGAGGTACTGCTTGAGCTTGCTCGCAGTGAGGTGTCCGAAGGCGATGCCAGAACCATAGTCCTGCAAGATGTCATTCTCAACACCATTGATGATCTGGAACATGGACTTCCGGAGCATGCCGGACGCATCACAGTTTCCAACAACAGCCCGGAGCTACGAGTCACTACTCATCCTGCTTTGGTACGAATGTTATTGCGTAATTTGTTACAGAATGCGCTACGTCACACCCATGCAGAAGTGGAGGTTCGATTAATCGAGAACAAAATTTCGGTACGAGACTTCGGGCCTGGGCTTCCTGACAAAATAACTAAAGATCTGAACGTTATTGGAATGCCAAGTAGTGAGAAATCTACAGCCGGAGAATTCAGTAACACCACCTTTGGCTTGTTGATCGTCAGGTTGGTTTGCGAGCGATTGGGATGGAATCTCGAAATCGCACAATCAAGTAACGAAGGAACGGAGTTTCTGATCCACGTTAACGTCGCTTAA
- a CDS encoding ArnT family glycosyltransferase has protein sequence MSKRFNLWMLILAAVLVSRFIGMVLLPLSDTTEPRYAEIARLMAETGDWITPWFEPGVPFWGKPPLSFWAQAGAINIFGVSEFSLRFPSWLATIAMIGLIWRLARQLWNLQVAQWSSLVFATMALTYISSGAVMTDAFLALGTTLSLVSFCLVMSGKSGLWRWLFFLGLAIGFLSKGPLAIVLVGIPIVLWLSLWREAITNLRRLPWLRGILMTALLVCPWYLLAELKTPGFLDYFIVGEHIRRFLDPGWAGDLYGNAHDQPKGMIWVFWLWASFPWGIVALVCLVLTWFRGTRKGVVHKITSNAGVSFLLISALAPMLFFTLAGNTLWTYILPSLPFTAILIGRWVSRWESLYLCRMRGGIVALVPVLLTVFVSLTAAGWAPLKTEKELVNYYQLIKEADDSPLIYLNDLPFSARFYSGGNALEVTQNDLKILSSANRFKSLYVAIPRDWSEDKVANLSSSALKIMENKRYQLLVIEGLIHNKQPVSNANGVR, from the coding sequence ATGTCAAAGCGGTTTAACCTCTGGATGCTGATATTGGCAGCGGTACTTGTTAGTCGTTTCATTGGTATGGTACTACTTCCACTTTCCGACACCACCGAGCCGCGCTACGCAGAAATTGCTCGCTTGATGGCTGAAACTGGTGACTGGATCACCCCATGGTTTGAGCCCGGGGTTCCGTTTTGGGGCAAACCACCCTTGTCATTCTGGGCCCAGGCTGGGGCCATCAATATATTTGGTGTCTCGGAGTTTTCTCTACGTTTTCCCTCTTGGCTGGCAACGATTGCTATGATCGGACTGATCTGGCGATTGGCACGGCAGCTCTGGAATTTACAAGTGGCCCAATGGAGCAGCTTGGTCTTCGCAACCATGGCACTCACTTATATCAGCTCCGGTGCCGTGATGACAGACGCCTTCTTGGCGCTGGGCACCACGCTTAGTTTGGTCAGCTTTTGTCTAGTGATGTCAGGGAAAAGTGGCCTATGGCGATGGCTTTTTTTTCTTGGACTGGCAATCGGATTTCTGTCGAAGGGGCCGCTGGCCATAGTGCTGGTCGGGATTCCCATCGTTTTGTGGTTATCCCTCTGGCGGGAAGCGATCACGAACCTACGGCGTCTGCCTTGGTTAAGAGGAATACTGATGACGGCCCTGCTCGTCTGCCCCTGGTACCTATTGGCTGAGTTAAAGACCCCCGGTTTTCTGGACTACTTCATCGTGGGTGAGCATATCCGTCGGTTTCTGGATCCAGGGTGGGCAGGAGACCTCTATGGTAACGCTCACGATCAGCCCAAAGGCATGATTTGGGTTTTCTGGTTGTGGGCATCTTTCCCTTGGGGCATCGTTGCATTGGTCTGTCTAGTCCTCACTTGGTTCAGGGGCACAAGAAAAGGCGTTGTACATAAGATCACATCAAACGCTGGTGTTAGCTTTTTGCTGATTAGCGCACTAGCGCCAATGCTGTTTTTCACACTCGCGGGAAATACACTCTGGACGTATATACTGCCCTCGTTGCCGTTTACAGCTATTCTTATCGGCCGCTGGGTGTCGCGATGGGAGTCTTTATATTTATGTCGTATGCGGGGTGGAATAGTCGCGCTTGTGCCGGTTTTATTAACCGTATTCGTGAGCCTAACCGCAGCAGGTTGGGCACCGCTCAAAACAGAAAAAGAACTGGTAAACTATTATCAATTGATCAAGGAAGCCGATGACAGCCCATTGATCTATTTGAATGATCTGCCATTTTCAGCCAGATTTTACTCAGGTGGAAATGCTTTGGAAGTAACGCAGAACGATTTGAAAATCTTGTCAAGTGCCAACAGGTTTAAAAGCTTATACGTCGCAATTCCCAGAGACTGGTCAGAGGACAAAGTAGCTAATTTATCTTCGTCAGCTCTAAAGATTATGGAAAATAAACGCTATCAATTGTTGGTTATTGAAGGATTGATCCACAACAAGCAACCAGTGTCTAATGCCAACGGAGTTCGCTAA
- a CDS encoding LTA synthase family protein — MAGMAVAPLVLLLPILGNRFCWIVWKRLTGLWALIFFFGFLFMELATPTFIAEYDTRPNRLFIEYLKYPKEILSMLWQGYLPNVAVGVLFCILLTGLFTWLMKPWSRETDPGSYRKAILVWPIVVLVVFISIRSTTGHRPANPAMFALTSDVLVNSLIINSTWSVAFAVYNLKHEGNASDKYGDMAMSEILDEVRSVPWLSRTEFNSKSFPTLHNQIPIKNRPRPLNLVIVLEESLGATFVESLGGTPVTPRLEALKKFGWWFENLYATGTRSARGIEAVVAGFLPSPARSVVKLSLSQTSFFTLGELLKRNDYDTGFIYGGEAHFDNMRSFFTGNGFDTIVDQHDFLNPAFIGSWGVSDEDLFTKTHEDLQKLHASGKPFFRLVFSSSNHSPFEYPDNRIEQYDVEKNTVNNAVKYADYALGEFIDNARKSDYWKDTLFLIVADHDARVWGDELVPIKNFQIPGLILGADIESRRIKTITSQIDLAPTLLSLMGISSKHPMVGRDLVRFPDEPGRAMMQFNDYYAWMDDRYNVTILRPDKVPLAGMYSRETRATQYLEDAPDETTTRKVLAHALLPLILYRKQAYALPE; from the coding sequence ATGGCAGGCATGGCCGTGGCGCCACTGGTCTTGCTTTTGCCAATTCTAGGTAATCGTTTCTGCTGGATTGTTTGGAAACGCTTGACAGGCCTGTGGGCGCTAATCTTCTTTTTTGGATTTCTATTCATGGAGCTCGCAACTCCAACTTTCATCGCCGAGTATGATACCCGGCCCAACCGCCTGTTTATCGAATACCTGAAGTATCCAAAGGAAATACTGAGTATGCTTTGGCAGGGCTATTTGCCGAACGTAGCCGTTGGGGTCTTGTTTTGTATTTTGCTGACCGGTCTGTTCACTTGGTTGATGAAACCCTGGTCGCGGGAAACCGATCCAGGCAGTTACCGCAAAGCGATTTTGGTATGGCCAATCGTGGTTCTAGTTGTATTTATCAGCATTCGCTCCACGACGGGCCATCGCCCGGCTAATCCGGCAATGTTTGCATTGACTTCCGATGTGCTCGTTAACTCACTGATTATAAACTCCACTTGGTCCGTGGCGTTTGCCGTCTACAATCTCAAACATGAAGGGAATGCGAGTGACAAATACGGCGATATGGCGATGTCCGAAATTCTGGACGAGGTCAGGAGCGTACCGTGGCTTAGTAGAACAGAGTTTAACTCCAAAAGTTTTCCGACTCTGCACAATCAAATTCCTATAAAAAATAGACCGCGCCCCCTTAATTTAGTAATTGTTCTTGAAGAAAGTCTGGGCGCTACTTTTGTCGAATCATTAGGTGGCACTCCGGTCACTCCACGCCTCGAAGCCTTGAAAAAATTCGGTTGGTGGTTTGAGAATTTGTATGCAACAGGTACAAGATCTGCCCGAGGCATTGAAGCTGTGGTAGCTGGCTTCTTGCCTTCTCCGGCACGTAGTGTGGTTAAATTATCATTATCCCAAACCAGTTTTTTTACGCTGGGAGAATTGTTGAAGCGCAATGACTACGACACAGGTTTCATTTACGGTGGAGAAGCGCACTTCGATAATATGCGCAGTTTTTTCACCGGCAATGGGTTTGACACGATAGTAGATCAGCACGACTTCCTTAACCCCGCCTTTATCGGGAGCTGGGGTGTAAGCGATGAAGACCTGTTCACTAAGACCCATGAAGACCTTCAGAAGCTTCACGCATCAGGTAAACCTTTTTTTCGCCTAGTTTTCTCGTCTTCCAATCACTCTCCGTTTGAGTACCCTGACAACAGAATTGAGCAATATGACGTAGAGAAGAACACAGTCAATAATGCCGTCAAATACGCTGATTATGCCTTGGGTGAGTTTATAGATAATGCACGGAAAAGTGACTACTGGAAAGATACGCTGTTCTTGATTGTTGCAGATCACGATGCCAGGGTTTGGGGCGATGAGTTAGTCCCCATCAAGAATTTTCAAATTCCAGGGCTGATACTTGGAGCAGATATTGAAAGCCGCCGTATTAAAACGATCACGAGTCAGATTGATCTTGCGCCAACGCTGCTTTCGCTCATGGGTATTAGCAGCAAACATCCTATGGTTGGCCGTGATTTGGTGAGGTTTCCGGACGAACCCGGACGAGCGATGATGCAGTTCAACGATTACTATGCATGGATGGACGATCGCTATAATGTGACTATATTGCGTCCCGACAAAGTGCCTTTAGCAGGAATGTATTCGCGAGAAACCAGAGCCACCCAGTACCTAGAGGATGCCCCGGACGAAACCACCACAAGAAAAGTTTTGGCTCATGCACTTCTCCCTCTGATACTGTATCGCAAGCAAGCCTATGCGCTACCTGAATAA
- a CDS encoding helix-turn-helix transcriptional regulator → MLQTILRLPAVKQQSGLSRSTLYLRISKGLWTKPISLGGRSVGWPASEIETLNAARIAGKTDDEIRKLVLALQKEREESYRLLLSGVSSSGVL, encoded by the coding sequence ATGCTTCAAACCATCCTGCGGCTCCCTGCCGTCAAACAACAAAGCGGCCTTTCTCGCTCTACTCTTTACCTGCGAATTAGCAAAGGGCTATGGACTAAACCCATCTCATTAGGTGGTCGATCTGTTGGTTGGCCTGCCTCGGAAATTGAAACCCTTAATGCCGCTCGGATCGCCGGTAAAACGGATGATGAGATACGTAAGTTGGTTCTTGCCTTGCAGAAAGAAAGGGAAGAATCCTATCGGCTGTTGCTTTCAGGGGTATCTTCCAGTGGGGTTCTCTGA
- a CDS encoding glycosyltransferase family 2 protein: MNKHIESPILLFDKPLLSVVVPLFNERPMLPLFFERLLPVLAKLSIYWEIVLIDDGSDDGSAQYIRSVMNRTPSIRLIKLSRNFGKEAAMTAGLDYAKGDAAIVLDADLQDPPELIPAMIECWLSGVDVVLMQRRSRAGETLFKRWSAHLFYRLLNRTSRTNIPVDTGDFRLMSRKAIDALLVLKERNRYMKGLFAWIGLPTQVIQYDREPRAAGETKWDYPELIGLALEGLTSFSVSPLRWATVIGLIAASMGGAFGLWIVVKAIMLGDATNGYPSLVAIISFLGGIQLMGVGIVGEYVGKTYMESKQRPAYLTEEVIEGWNGIPQQASRHRTEVRHVKAV; the protein is encoded by the coding sequence ATGAATAAACACATTGAATCTCCCATTCTGCTGTTTGATAAACCACTGTTATCAGTGGTGGTACCGCTGTTCAATGAGCGTCCGATGCTACCGCTCTTTTTTGAGCGGCTCTTGCCGGTGCTTGCCAAGTTAAGCATCTATTGGGAAATCGTCTTGATAGATGACGGCAGTGACGATGGCAGTGCTCAGTATATCCGGAGTGTTATGAACCGAACGCCCAGCATCCGACTTATCAAACTAAGCAGAAATTTTGGAAAGGAAGCCGCAATGACAGCGGGCCTAGACTATGCTAAGGGCGATGCGGCAATTGTGCTAGATGCTGATCTGCAAGATCCGCCTGAACTGATTCCTGCAATGATTGAATGCTGGCTATCTGGTGTAGATGTTGTCCTGATGCAGCGTCGCTCACGAGCGGGCGAAACCCTGTTCAAACGCTGGAGTGCTCACCTTTTTTACCGGTTGTTGAACCGAACCAGCCGGACGAATATCCCGGTGGATACCGGGGACTTTCGGCTAATGAGCCGAAAAGCAATAGATGCTCTTCTAGTACTCAAGGAGCGCAATCGCTATATGAAAGGATTGTTTGCCTGGATCGGCTTGCCTACTCAGGTCATCCAGTATGATCGTGAGCCCCGGGCGGCAGGTGAGACAAAATGGGATTACCCCGAGTTAATAGGCTTGGCTCTTGAAGGGCTAACCTCGTTTTCTGTATCACCATTGCGCTGGGCAACCGTTATCGGGCTCATCGCGGCCAGCATGGGTGGGGCGTTCGGGTTGTGGATTGTAGTGAAAGCAATCATGCTGGGTGATGCAACCAACGGTTATCCGTCGCTTGTCGCCATCATCAGCTTTCTGGGTGGCATTCAATTGATGGGTGTGGGCATCGTAGGTGAATACGTCGGCAAGACCTATATGGAGTCGAAGCAGCGCCCGGCGTACCTGACAGAGGAAGTGATTGAAGGCTGGAATGGCATACCTCAACAGGCCAGTCGCCATAGAACTGAGGTGCGTCATGTCAAAGCGGTTTAA
- a CDS encoding group I truncated hemoglobin, whose translation MSDKTLYDRLGGYDAIAAFAENIIPRFRQDEHLARFWTHRSIDEVARETQTFINYICSTTGGPVFYTGRDMVTAHRGMRINNDDWDALLFHLDATFDHFGTGAQEREEMIAMINSVKSDIVEA comes from the coding sequence ATGTCAGATAAAACACTTTATGATCGACTCGGGGGCTATGATGCTATCGCTGCATTTGCTGAAAATATCATACCTCGTTTTCGACAAGACGAACATCTAGCTCGCTTTTGGACTCATCGATCAATCGACGAAGTTGCTCGCGAAACACAAACGTTTATCAACTATATTTGCTCTACGACGGGCGGCCCAGTGTTTTATACAGGTCGTGATATGGTCACAGCCCACAGAGGCATGAGGATCAATAATGACGACTGGGATGCACTTTTGTTCCACTTGGATGCGACCTTTGATCATTTTGGAACCGGCGCGCAAGAACGAGAAGAGATGATAGCTATGATCAATAGTGTAAAATCAGATATTGTTGAAGCTTAA
- a CDS encoding response regulator transcription factor has protein sequence MTSDQTSLEPTLQSPLRLLIVEDEVDLAENLFEFLGENRYTLDFAADGLTALHLLATHTYDVIVLDLMLPGVNGYDICCRIRQDLQCQTPIILMTALSALADKEKGFDSGADDYLVKPFELRELQIRVEALHRRYSPQRPVLRAGDVRFDPGTLEVELRGLKTDLSGTPARLFELLMRAYPSFLSHEALTDAVWGAHHGEPEGNSLRTHIYTLRKSLQASLGNGLVKTIHGRGYRLDVPANRGEDTP, from the coding sequence ATGACATCTGATCAGACTTCTCTCGAACCTACTTTACAATCTCCTCTCAGGTTATTGATTGTCGAAGACGAAGTGGATCTTGCAGAAAACCTGTTCGAGTTCCTAGGTGAAAATCGCTACACACTAGATTTCGCTGCTGATGGCTTGACCGCTCTGCATTTACTGGCCACACACACCTATGACGTTATCGTACTCGATCTTATGCTGCCCGGCGTCAATGGCTATGATATTTGTTGTCGTATCCGACAAGATCTGCAATGCCAGACTCCTATTATTTTGATGACAGCACTAAGCGCCCTGGCCGACAAAGAAAAAGGGTTTGATTCTGGTGCCGATGATTATCTTGTGAAGCCGTTTGAACTGCGTGAATTACAGATACGGGTTGAAGCTCTCCATCGGCGCTATTCGCCACAGAGACCGGTCTTGAGAGCTGGGGATGTTCGATTCGATCCAGGCACACTGGAAGTGGAACTGCGTGGGTTGAAAACAGATTTGTCCGGCACACCAGCTCGTCTTTTTGAATTGTTGATGCGAGCGTATCCGAGCTTTCTCAGCCACGAGGCGCTAACTGATGCCGTATGGGGCGCCCATCATGGGGAACCGGAAGGCAATAGTCTTCGCACACATATCTACACACTTCGAAAATCCCTGCAAGCGAGCCTGGGCAACGGGCTGGTAAAAACAATCCATGGTCGTGGGTATCGTTTGGACGTACCAGCAAATAGGGGCGAAGATACGCCATGA
- a CDS encoding GtrA family protein, with translation MNKFFLPLQLQRFIAAGGLATLFHWFVMTALITLGLEPMRATAGGSVTGAAFNYVLQRRLTFRISGSHRRTIWRYVSSCFVAWLCNLVFFFLFHSVLTIHVTLSQVATTGLVAAMNYIIYQRFVFHE, from the coding sequence ATGAACAAGTTCTTCTTACCGCTCCAATTGCAGAGATTTATAGCTGCAGGTGGCCTTGCCACGCTGTTTCACTGGTTTGTTATGACGGCGCTAATCACCCTCGGGCTTGAGCCAATGAGAGCAACTGCAGGTGGGAGCGTGACTGGAGCGGCATTCAACTACGTCCTCCAACGACGTCTAACGTTCCGTATTAGCGGCTCTCACAGGCGCACAATATGGCGCTATGTCAGCTCTTGTTTTGTCGCTTGGCTATGCAATCTCGTTTTTTTCTTTCTGTTCCATAGTGTCCTGACAATTCACGTTACTCTTTCACAAGTCGCCACCACAGGTCTTGTCGCTGCAATGAATTACATCATCTATCAGAGGTTCGTTTTTCATGAATAA
- a CDS encoding cell division protein ZapB, with protein sequence MNSGYDSKSCNALEKPFYKPIEAALRWCNLIAQEEVILRAVGEAVIPTPSMFPQWPCLRANAERILDAVLNGGLTYGRDGRSVVAGEQVAKARLTIRHADLKEWMQKYYPDQKPAFLFDEIEKATHTAINADTFRALQADRDALKARLEKATEVYRELKQDNDIITAERDSLRAIVEKMSAPSERAETTYLNVIGGLVELMLSQSPGGKAHSIFNSQGAIIAALLGYYEGKPGIAARTLEEKFAAGKRSLKSS encoded by the coding sequence ATGAATTCTGGTTATGACTCTAAAAGTTGTAATGCGTTAGAGAAGCCGTTTTATAAACCTATTGAAGCGGCGTTGCGTTGGTGCAATCTCATTGCTCAAGAGGAAGTGATTCTTCGTGCTGTGGGAGAGGCAGTTATACCTACACCTAGTATGTTCCCCCAATGGCCCTGCTTGCGTGCTAATGCGGAACGCATTTTAGATGCGGTATTGAATGGCGGATTAACTTATGGTCGCGACGGTCGATCTGTTGTGGCGGGTGAACAGGTGGCTAAAGCACGTTTGACCATTCGCCATGCAGACTTAAAAGAGTGGATGCAAAAGTACTATCCTGACCAAAAGCCCGCATTTTTGTTTGATGAAATTGAGAAAGCTACCCACACCGCCATAAATGCAGATACGTTTCGGGCTCTACAGGCAGATCGTGATGCACTAAAAGCTCGTCTTGAAAAAGCTACTGAAGTGTACCGCGAGTTAAAACAAGATAATGATATTATCACTGCCGAACGTGATTCGCTCCGCGCGATAGTTGAAAAAATGTCGGCTCCGAGTGAGCGAGCAGAGACAACATATCTCAATGTTATTGGTGGGTTAGTAGAGTTAATGCTCAGCCAATCACCAGGTGGAAAAGCTCATTCGATATTTAATTCTCAGGGGGCCATTATCGCCGCGTTGCTTGGATACTATGAAGGAAAACCGGGCATTGCAGCTCGAACCTTGGAAGAGAAGTTTGCGGCAGGGAAAAGGAGTCTCAAATCTAGCTGA
- the katG gene encoding catalase/peroxidase HPI: MDNNATTGGKCPVMHGGATSTGMSNMEWWPAALNLDILHQHDIKTNPMGGGFSYREEVKKLDVAALKKDMHALMTDSQDWWPADWGHYGGLMIRMAWHSAGTYRIADGRGGGGKGNQRFAPINSWPDNVSLDKARRLLWPIKKKYGNKVSWADLIILAGTVAYESMGLPSFGFSFGREDIWHPQKDTYWGAEKEWLAPSDERYGDVDKPETMENPLAAVQMGLIYVNPEGVNGKPDPLKTAEQVRMTFARMAMDDEETVALTAGGHTVGKCHGNGDAEALGPEPEAADLEEQGFGWKNPNGSGKGRDTVTSGIEGAWTTYPTKFDMGYFDLLFGYEWELKKSPAGANQWEPVNIREEDKPVDVEDMTTRLNPIMTDADMAMKMDPKYRAICEKFMADPAYFRDTFARAWFKLTHRDLGPKSRYIGPEVPAEDLIWQDPVPAGNRDYDVGAVKTKIADSGLSIGEMVSTAWDSARTFRGSDMRGGANGARIRLAPQKDWAGNEPERLARVLPIYEKIAADTGASVADVIVLAGNLGVEQAARAAGVNINVPFAPGRGDASDEMTDAASFEPLEPLADGFRNWQKKDYVVKPEEMLLDRAQLMGLTAPEMTALVGGMRVLGTNHGGSQHGVFTDRMGVLSNDFFVNLTDMAYTWKPTGNNLYEIRDRKTGAVKWTASRVDLVFGSNSILRAYAEVYAQDDSREKFVQDFVATWTKVMNADRFDLV; encoded by the coding sequence ATGGATAACAACGCGACGACAGGAGGCAAGTGCCCGGTGATGCATGGCGGCGCCACATCAACCGGTATGTCGAACATGGAGTGGTGGCCGGCTGCCCTGAATCTCGACATTCTGCATCAGCACGATATCAAGACCAATCCGATGGGAGGGGGCTTCAGTTACCGCGAAGAGGTCAAGAAGCTGGATGTTGCGGCGCTTAAGAAAGATATGCATGCCCTGATGACCGACAGCCAGGATTGGTGGCCCGCGGACTGGGGGCACTACGGTGGGCTGATGATCCGTATGGCCTGGCACTCTGCGGGTACTTACCGGATTGCTGATGGCCGTGGTGGCGGTGGCAAGGGCAACCAGCGTTTCGCGCCAATCAACTCCTGGCCGGACAATGTCAGTCTCGACAAGGCCCGGCGCTTATTGTGGCCGATCAAGAAGAAGTACGGTAACAAAGTCAGCTGGGCCGATCTGATTATTCTGGCTGGCACCGTGGCCTATGAGTCTATGGGCCTGCCTTCTTTCGGCTTTTCATTCGGTCGCGAGGACATCTGGCACCCTCAGAAAGACACCTATTGGGGTGCCGAGAAAGAGTGGCTGGCTCCCTCCGACGAGCGCTATGGCGATGTCGACAAGCCAGAGACCATGGAGAACCCCCTGGCTGCCGTCCAGATGGGCCTGATCTACGTAAATCCGGAAGGTGTCAACGGTAAGCCCGACCCGCTTAAGACTGCCGAACAGGTGCGGATGACCTTTGCCCGCATGGCAATGGACGACGAAGAGACGGTAGCGCTGACTGCCGGTGGCCACACCGTGGGCAAATGTCACGGCAATGGCGATGCCGAAGCACTTGGCCCCGAACCTGAAGCCGCCGATTTGGAAGAACAGGGCTTTGGCTGGAAAAACCCCAATGGCTCCGGTAAGGGGCGCGACACCGTTACCTCCGGTATTGAGGGTGCCTGGACCACCTATCCCACAAAGTTTGACATGGGTTACTTCGACCTGCTGTTTGGTTATGAGTGGGAGCTGAAAAAGAGTCCGGCCGGGGCCAATCAGTGGGAGCCGGTGAATATTAGGGAAGAGGACAAGCCGGTAGATGTGGAAGACATGACCACCCGCCTTAACCCGATCATGACCGACGCCGATATGGCGATGAAGATGGACCCCAAATACCGGGCCATCTGTGAGAAGTTCATGGCCGACCCGGCGTACTTCCGCGATACTTTTGCCCGCGCCTGGTTCAAGTTGACTCACCGCGACCTGGGGCCAAAATCCCGCTATATCGGTCCGGAAGTGCCCGCTGAAGATCTGATCTGGCAAGATCCGGTCCCCGCCGGCAATCGCGACTACGATGTGGGCGCGGTAAAGACCAAAATTGCCGACAGTGGTTTGTCCATCGGTGAAATGGTCAGCACCGCCTGGGATAGCGCCCGAACATTCCGCGGCTCCGATATGCGCGGTGGTGCCAATGGTGCACGCATCCGGCTGGCACCGCAGAAAGACTGGGCCGGCAACGAACCGGAACGTCTCGCCAGAGTCCTGCCAATCTACGAAAAAATTGCCGCCGACACCGGTGCCAGCGTGGCCGATGTGATTGTGTTGGCCGGGAACCTGGGTGTTGAGCAGGCGGCCAGGGCTGCAGGCGTGAATATCAACGTTCCCTTCGCACCCGGACGTGGCGATGCCAGCGACGAGATGACAGATGCCGCGTCCTTTGAACCACTGGAACCGCTGGCCGATGGTTTCCGCAACTGGCAAAAGAAAGACTATGTGGTCAAACCCGAGGAAATGCTGCTCGACCGCGCCCAGTTGATGGGACTTACAGCTCCCGAGATGACCGCACTGGTGGGTGGTATGCGTGTTTTGGGTACCAATCACGGTGGTAGCCAGCACGGTGTGTTCACCGACCGCATGGGTGTGCTGAGCAACGACTTCTTTGTCAACCTGACGGACATGGCTTACACCTGGAAGCCAACCGGCAACAACCTGTATGAAATCCGCGACCGCAAGACTGGTGCAGTCAAGTGGACGGCAAGCAGGGTTGATCTGGTGTTTGGCTCCAACTCGATCCTGCGTGCCTACGCCGAGGTCTATGCTCAGGACGATAGCAGGGAAAAGTTCGTGCAGGACTTCGTCGCTACCTGGACCAAGGTCATGAACGCCGACCGTTTTGATCTCGTGTAA